A single region of the Solwaraspora sp. WMMD791 genome encodes:
- a CDS encoding rhamnulokinase family protein, whose translation MTPRATRPVSVAAADLGASSGRVLRGEIGPDQLRLTVAHRFANEPVRVAGTLHWDILALFRDVLVGLRAAGPVTSIGVDSWAVDYALLDADGALLGNPVHYRDGRTDGVPQRLARRLGARRLYTTTGLAQQPFNTLCQLVAAADAPQLAAAHRLLMIPDLITYWLTGRVGVEATNASTTQLYDLRTGTWAVELMAEAGIPARLFPPLWRPGARIGPTLAELDLPGAPHVVAVGSHDTASAVVAVPATSENYAYISCGTWSLVGVELDQPVLTEASRRAKFSNEGGVDGTIRYLRNVTGLWPLQECLRGWDNPELPALLAAAAAEPAFRSVVDIDDPVFLPPGDMPARVAEACRRSEQPVPRSPAAVVRCVLDSLALAHRRAVHQAQELSGRRVDVVHIVGGGARNALLCQLTADACGLPVLAGPVEATAIGNLLVQARAAGAVAGDLAALRRLVRDTQRITRYRPRDGSVPSRLIR comes from the coding sequence CGTCGCGGGAACCCTGCACTGGGACATCCTGGCGCTGTTCCGTGACGTGCTGGTCGGGCTGCGGGCCGCCGGCCCGGTCACCAGCATCGGCGTCGACTCCTGGGCGGTGGACTACGCTCTGCTCGACGCAGACGGCGCGTTGCTCGGCAATCCGGTGCACTACCGAGACGGGCGCACCGACGGCGTACCGCAGCGGCTGGCCCGCCGGCTCGGGGCCCGTCGCCTCTACACCACCACCGGGCTGGCCCAGCAGCCCTTCAACACCCTCTGCCAGCTCGTGGCGGCCGCCGACGCACCACAGCTCGCCGCCGCCCACCGACTGCTGATGATCCCGGACCTGATCACCTACTGGCTGACCGGGCGGGTCGGCGTCGAGGCCACCAACGCCTCGACCACCCAGCTGTACGACCTGCGTACCGGCACCTGGGCGGTCGAGCTGATGGCCGAGGCCGGCATTCCGGCACGCCTGTTCCCGCCGCTGTGGCGGCCCGGCGCCCGGATCGGTCCCACCCTGGCGGAGCTGGACCTGCCCGGTGCGCCGCACGTGGTGGCGGTCGGCTCCCACGACACGGCGTCCGCAGTCGTCGCGGTGCCCGCCACCAGCGAAAACTACGCCTACATCTCCTGCGGCACCTGGTCGCTCGTGGGGGTCGAGCTGGACCAGCCGGTGCTGACCGAGGCCAGCCGCCGGGCGAAGTTCAGCAACGAGGGCGGTGTCGACGGCACCATCCGCTATCTGCGCAACGTGACGGGCCTGTGGCCGCTGCAGGAGTGCCTGCGCGGCTGGGACAACCCCGAGCTGCCCGCGCTGCTCGCCGCAGCCGCCGCCGAGCCCGCCTTCCGTAGCGTGGTCGACATCGACGATCCGGTGTTCCTGCCACCAGGGGACATGCCGGCGCGGGTCGCCGAGGCGTGCCGTCGGTCCGAGCAGCCGGTGCCGCGGTCACCGGCTGCTGTCGTCCGCTGCGTCCTGGACAGTCTGGCGCTGGCGCACCGCCGCGCGGTCCACCAGGCGCAGGAGCTGTCCGGCCGGCGTGTGGACGTCGTACACATCGTCGGCGGTGGTGCGCGCAACGCGCTGTTGTGCCAGCTCACCGCCGACGCCTGCGGGCTACCGGTGCTGGCCGGCCCGGTGGAGGCCACCGCGATCGGCAACCTGCTGGTCCAGGCCCGCGCCGCCGGGGCGGTCGCCGGCGACCTGGCCGCGTTGCGCCGGCTGGTCCGCGACACCCAGCGGATCACGCGGTACCGGCCCCGGGACGGATCTGTACCGAGTCGGCTGATTCGATAG